The segment CGTAAGTTGCCTCAGGAATGTATTATGAAATATGTTCCATGGAATCGTGGACGTACAACTGCATTAGAGGCCTTGTATTTTATGGAAGAATTTTGGGGTGAAATGGATATGGATGTGTCTAAACAGGCTATTTCTGAAAGAAGGATGATTATTGACCCACAGGCATATATTGATATGAATGGTGATTTATTAAAAAGAATATATACGGAACCCGAATTAAAAACATTTAAAGGTTATTATTTAGCAGCTCATGATGGTTCTATATTTGATTTGCCGAATTATCCTACTATCCGTGAAGATTTTGGTATTGAAGATAATATTGATCATTCCAAACATACGGCTACTGCCAGAGTATCTACAATGGTTGATGTACTAAATGAATTTATTTTAAGTTCTACCATTACCAGCAGAAAGTCTGGTGAACCTGATCTTGCCATTGACCATTTAGAAGATGTTAAAGATAAGATTAACATTCAAAAAACAATATCAATATGTGATAGAGGTTATGGTTCAAAAAAACTAATGTTAAAAATAATGCAACTAAATTCATATTTCGTAATACGACTAAAAAAAGACACATTCATAGATCAAAGATATAAAATGACTACTGATGATGAAATAATTGAAGTACCACTAACTAAATCATTCATAAAAACAATACAAGACGAAAAATTAAGAAACTATGCAAACAAAGAACAAAAACTCAAAATAAGAATAATAAACATAAAATTACCAACCGGAGAAATAGAAACACTAGCAACCAATGTATTCGATAAAACAATGACAATACAAGATTTTAAAGAAATATACAACAAAAGATGGACAATAGAAACCAACTACGACAAACTAAAAAACAAATTAGAAACAGAAAACTTCTCCGGCCGCAGAAAAATAATCATAGAACAAGACTTCTACTCAGACGTATATGTATTTAACATAGCAACAGTAATCAAACATGATGCAAATCAACAAATAACACGACAACCCCGAAAAAACAACAAACACCAATACAAAGAATACTCATCAAACTTCAACATAGCAGTAGGACTAGTAAAAAAAGAATTACTTAACTTACTAAATCCTGATGAAGAAAAACAACAACAAGCAATACAAAAAATATTCAAAATACTACAAAAAAACCTAATACCCATAAAAGAAGAAACCAAAACAACAACCCGAGAACCAGTAGACTACGGACACAAATTCAACGACAACAACAAAAGATCATTCTAAAAAAAAAACACAATACAAAAAAATTTCACATAAAAACTATCTTAACTTGACAGCATTGAAAAAAAATAACAAAAACGGAAATTTTTAGATATAAATAAAAAATATATATTATAACTAAATTTCAGATAAAAAAATAAATACAATCACATAAATATAAATTCAAAAAACATACTTTTCTTATTTTAGAAAATTTCTAATAAATACCATTATCTTATCAAGTTCTTTATTGGAATTTCGAACCTTACGTAGTTTACAATTGAAATGCATATATTCCTTTGGTATATCCTTTTTAGAAAATATTTTATTATTCATTTCAAAATAGTATTTATCAGAATTTCCATTAACAATTTTTTGCATAACATTGAAAAAATTGTGATAATACTCATGATTATAATGAACTAAGCTT is part of the Methanosphaera sp. BMS genome and harbors:
- a CDS encoding IS4 family transposase; translated protein: MKYVPWNRGRTTALEALYFMEEFWGEMDMDVSKQAISERRMIIDPQAYIDMNGDLLKRIYTEPELKTFKGYYLAAHDGSIFDLPNYPTIREDFGIEDNIDHSKHTATARVSTMVDVLNEFILSSTITSRKSGEPDLAIDHLEDVKDKINIQKTISICDRGYGSKKLMLKIMQLNSYFVIRLKKDTFIDQRYKMTTDDEIIEVPLTKSFIKTIQDEKLRNYANKEQKLKIRIINIKLPTGEIETLATNVFDKTMTIQDFKEIYNKRWTIETNYDKLKNKLETENFSGRRKIIIEQDFYSDVYVFNIATVIKHDANQQITRQPRKNNKHQYKEYSSNFNIAVGLVKKELLNLLNPDEEKQQQAIQKIFKILQKNLIPIKEETKTTTREPVDYGHKFNDNNKRSF